Proteins encoded by one window of Hafnia alvei:
- the ypdE gene encoding aminopeptidase, with protein MNIDLLRALCEADAIASSEQEVRDILLQHANLCGKEISFDGLGSTLIQLNQSSGPKIMICAHMDEVGFMVRSITREGAVEVIPIGNVRMLARFMQPVRITTQHGKKIHGLLDAELHGAEARNLCVDIGATSAEEVNQCGVRIGDRVTYASDFKVLSPESRIMGKAFDDRLGCFLLIELMYALRSVELDAEIWLVASSSEEVGMRGGKTAAHMIQPDLALILDTACWSKNFDYGAANHRQIGQGPMLVMYDKTLIPSPRLLNFIQDTAQQHSIPLQTDMFSNGGTDGGSVHLCGNGIPTAVLGAPTRHGHCAASIADLRDIEQTKQLLVAVIQQLNADTLHHLTDFSQ; from the coding sequence ATGAATATCGATCTCTTGCGGGCCCTCTGCGAGGCCGATGCCATCGCCTCTTCCGAACAGGAGGTTCGCGATATTCTTCTACAGCACGCAAACCTCTGCGGCAAAGAGATTTCTTTTGATGGGCTAGGCTCAACGCTGATTCAGCTCAACCAGTCCTCAGGGCCTAAGATTATGATTTGCGCCCATATGGATGAAGTAGGTTTTATGGTGCGTAGCATCACTCGCGAAGGTGCCGTTGAGGTTATCCCCATTGGTAACGTGCGCATGTTAGCCCGTTTCATGCAGCCTGTGCGCATTACCACGCAGCACGGCAAGAAAATCCACGGGTTGCTGGACGCTGAGCTGCACGGCGCTGAAGCGCGTAATTTGTGCGTAGATATTGGTGCCACCTCGGCGGAAGAAGTGAATCAGTGCGGAGTTCGCATTGGCGATCGCGTTACCTACGCCAGCGACTTTAAAGTTCTCTCTCCGGAATCGCGCATCATGGGAAAAGCCTTTGATGACAGACTCGGCTGTTTCTTGCTGATTGAATTAATGTACGCCCTGCGCAGCGTTGAATTAGATGCCGAAATTTGGCTAGTTGCCTCTTCCAGCGAAGAGGTGGGGATGCGCGGGGGTAAAACCGCAGCACACATGATTCAACCTGATTTGGCCTTAATCCTCGATACCGCATGTTGGTCAAAAAACTTTGATTACGGAGCCGCTAATCATCGGCAGATTGGGCAAGGGCCGATGCTGGTGATGTATGACAAAACGCTCATTCCCTCCCCTCGCCTGCTGAACTTTATTCAAGACACCGCGCAACAACATTCCATTCCATTGCAGACCGATATGTTCAGCAACGGCGGTACCGATGGCGGCAGCGTACACCTTTGCGGAAACGGTATTCCAACTGCGGTACTGGGCGCGCCAACGCGGCACGGCCATTGCGCCGCATCAATTGCGGATTTGCGGGATATCGAACAGACCAAGCAGCTTCTCGTTGCCGTCATCCAGCAACTGAATGCCGACACACTCCATCATCTAACGGACTTTTCGCAGTAG
- the ypdF gene encoding aminopeptidase, producing the protein MYKSPSSALTACQIWLAKRNLDAVIINAKQNKFGHTGLLSASGHLFITRTSQHILVDSRYYHELSAKADSYQLHMTDTQLPASAIINQIIAQEKLACVGFEAEHLSYSQSLSLIEKINAEMSPICLDELRQIKTPSEIDTIKSACLIADCACAHIRQYIRPGMTEHQIANELEWFMKNEGAEKTSFDTIVASGVRGAMPHAKASQKAVEAGEFITLDFGAQYQGYCSDMTRTFLVEGNGDNSPQEHPLYAIYQVVLQAQLAAIAAIRPGVRCCDIDSVARSIISAAGYGDLFGHNTGHAIGIDVHENPRFSPTDTTVLQAGMLLTVEPGIYLPELGGVRIEDVVLVTENGCEVLYQMPKQLLTTGEDIQ; encoded by the coding sequence ATGTATAAATCGCCCTCTTCAGCGCTCACCGCCTGTCAAATATGGCTAGCCAAGCGCAACTTAGACGCCGTTATTATTAACGCCAAGCAGAATAAATTTGGCCATACAGGATTACTTAGCGCCTCGGGACACCTCTTTATCACCCGCACCAGCCAGCATATTTTGGTCGACTCTCGTTATTATCATGAGCTATCCGCAAAGGCAGATAGCTATCAGTTGCACATGACAGACACACAGCTCCCTGCTTCGGCCATCATCAATCAAATCATTGCACAGGAAAAACTCGCTTGCGTTGGGTTTGAAGCCGAGCATCTGAGCTACAGCCAAAGTCTGTCTCTCATCGAAAAAATTAACGCTGAGATGAGCCCCATTTGTCTCGATGAACTGCGCCAAATAAAAACGCCATCCGAGATCGATACCATCAAATCGGCATGTTTAATTGCCGACTGCGCCTGTGCGCACATTCGCCAATATATTCGCCCCGGCATGACGGAACATCAGATCGCCAACGAGCTTGAGTGGTTCATGAAAAACGAAGGTGCGGAGAAGACGTCATTCGATACCATCGTTGCCAGCGGAGTACGCGGAGCCATGCCTCATGCCAAAGCCTCACAGAAAGCCGTTGAGGCCGGAGAGTTCATTACGCTCGATTTCGGTGCTCAATATCAGGGGTATTGTTCAGACATGACCCGCACTTTTTTAGTTGAGGGTAACGGCGATAACTCGCCACAAGAGCACCCGCTTTATGCCATTTATCAGGTGGTGTTGCAGGCTCAACTCGCTGCCATCGCCGCTATTCGGCCGGGCGTACGCTGTTGTGATATCGACAGCGTGGCGCGTTCTATCATTTCAGCCGCAGGCTATGGCGATTTATTTGGCCACAATACCGGCCATGCCATTGGTATTGATGTGCATGAAAACCCGCGTTTTTCCCCGACAGACACCACCGTGCTACAGGCTGGTATGCTGCTGACCGTGGAGCCAGGCATTTACCTGCCCGAACTGGGCGGCGTGCGCATTGAAGACGTGGTATTGGTCACCGAAAACGGCTGCGAAGTTTTATACCAAATGCCCAAACAATTGCTGACCACCGGCGAGGATATCCAATGA
- a CDS encoding PTS fructose transporter subunit IIC, with product MAIKKRSAVNPSSGGEATLTKNPNAMPAAKPSMWGDLPQHVMSGISRMVPTLIMGGVILAFSQLIAYAWLKVPPEMGIMEAINTGKYVGFNLSLMKFAYLSQSFGGILFSFAIPMFAAFVANSIGGKLAFPAGFIGGLIATQPTPELTWDLSKLQWVTNSPVPSTFIGALIIAIAAGYLVKWMNAKIQLPAYLLAFKTTFLLPILSAVFVMLAMYYVITPFGGWVNAGIRVMLQAAGDKGVLMYAVGISATTAIDLGGPINKAAGFIAFSFTSDHVLPITARAIAIVIPPIGLGLATLIDHRLTGRRLFSSQLYPQGKTAMFLAFMGISEGAIPFLLESPLASIPAYMTGAIVGSTTAVALGAVQWFPESAIWAWPLVTNLGAYMFGIALGAVVTALITVFIRNILFKKGKLHIEVMS from the coding sequence ATGGCTATTAAGAAAAGGAGCGCAGTGAACCCTTCGTCTGGCGGCGAAGCAACGCTGACTAAAAATCCCAATGCGATGCCAGCGGCAAAACCCAGTATGTGGGGCGATCTACCACAGCATGTGATGTCTGGTATTTCACGCATGGTGCCGACGCTTATCATGGGCGGCGTCATCTTGGCCTTCTCACAGCTTATTGCCTATGCGTGGCTGAAAGTGCCTCCTGAGATGGGCATTATGGAGGCCATCAACACCGGGAAATACGTTGGTTTCAATCTCTCCTTGATGAAGTTTGCTTATTTGTCGCAGTCGTTTGGTGGAATTCTATTTAGCTTCGCCATCCCAATGTTTGCCGCATTTGTCGCCAACTCGATCGGAGGAAAGCTGGCGTTCCCTGCGGGGTTTATTGGCGGATTAATCGCAACTCAGCCAACCCCTGAATTAACATGGGATTTAAGCAAGCTACAGTGGGTCACCAACTCACCGGTTCCTTCAACGTTTATTGGCGCACTCATCATCGCCATTGCCGCCGGTTATTTAGTGAAATGGATGAATGCCAAAATCCAATTACCTGCTTATTTGCTGGCATTTAAAACCACCTTCTTATTACCTATTCTGTCGGCCGTTTTTGTCATGCTGGCCATGTATTACGTTATTACGCCGTTTGGCGGTTGGGTGAATGCCGGTATTCGCGTCATGTTACAGGCGGCGGGAGATAAAGGCGTGCTGATGTATGCCGTGGGGATTTCCGCCACCACCGCTATTGACCTCGGCGGGCCAATTAATAAAGCGGCAGGTTTTATCGCTTTTAGCTTCACCAGCGATCACGTTCTGCCTATCACCGCACGCGCTATTGCGATTGTGATCCCTCCTATCGGTTTAGGGTTGGCAACGCTCATTGACCATCGCCTCACTGGCCGCCGCTTATTTAGCAGCCAACTGTATCCTCAGGGAAAAACAGCGATGTTCCTCGCCTTTATGGGGATTAGTGAAGGTGCCATTCCATTCCTGCTCGAAAGCCCGCTAGCCTCTATTCCGGCCTACATGACGGGCGCTATCGTCGGCTCAACCACCGCCGTCGCATTAGGCGCCGTGCAATGGTTCCCTGAATCAGCGATATGGGCGTGGCCTTTAGTCACCAATTTAGGGGCTTATATGTTTGGCATTGCGTTAGGTGCCGTCGTGACTGCACTGATTACCGTATTTATTCGCAATATCCTGTTCAAAAAAGGCAAATTGCACATTGAGGTGATGTCTTAA